The Lonchura striata isolate bLonStr1 chromosome 12, bLonStr1.mat, whole genome shotgun sequence genome includes a region encoding these proteins:
- the ASPN gene encoding asporin produces the protein MKEYTLLLFLALCSAKSLTGPSYFTLKNMMLQDMEDDDDDDDDDNSLFPTTEPILPLIPFDLFPTCPFGCQCYVRVVHCSDLGLTSIPRNIPPDTRMIDLQNNKIKEVKENDLQGLTSLYALALNNNKIYKIHPKAFQPTKRLRRLYLSHNQLTEIPTNLPRTLAELRIHANKVKKIPKDVFKGMKSLHVLEMSANPLNNDGIEPGAFEGVNIYHIRIAEAKLTSIPKDLPSSLLELHLDDNKITGIELEDFNRYKDLQRLGLGNNKIKEVENGSFANIPSIREIHLEKNKLKKVPPGLPELKYLQVVFLHSNHIAKLGVNDFCPTGRRKKKALYSGISLFNNPVKYWEVQPSTFRCILARNSVQLGNFLK, from the exons ATGAAAGAATACACACTCCTTCTTTTCTTGGCTTTGTGCTCTGCTAAATCTCTCACTGGTCCCTCATATTTTACACTAAAGAATATGATGCTCCAAGATATGGAAGATGACGACgacgatgatgatgatgacaatTCTCTATTTCCAACCACTGAACCCATTCTACCACTCATTCCTTTTGATCTGTTCCCAACATGCCCCTTTGGATGCCAGTGCTATGTGAGAGTTGTCCATTGCTCTGACCTAG GTTTGACATCAATTCCTCGCAACATCCCGCCAGATACTCGTATGATTGAtcttcaaaacaacaaaatcaaagAGGTCAAGGAAAATGATCTCCAAGGACTCACATCACTTTAT GCACTGGCTTTGAACAACAATAAAATATACAAGATCCATCCCAAAGCCTTTCAACCAACAAAGAGGCTACGACGACTGTATTTGTCCCACAATCAACTGACAGAGATTCCAACAAATCTACCCAGAACTCTTGCAGAACTCAGAATTCATGCTAATAAGGTTAAGAAAATTCCCAAGGATGTATTTAAAGGAATGAAGTCTCTACATGTTTTAG AAATGAGTGCAAATCCTCTTAACAACGATGGAATAGAGCCAGGGGCTTTCGAAGGGGTAAATATCTACCACATACGAATTGCAGAGGCCAAGTTAACTTCAATTCCTAAAG ATTTGCCATCCAGTCTTCTGGAGCTTCACTTAGATGACAATAAGATCACAGGAATTGAACTTGAGGATTTTAACCGCTACAAAGATCTACAAAG GCTAGGCCTTGGCAATAATAAAATCAAAGAAGTGGAAAATGGAAGTTTTGCCAACATCCCAAGTATACGTGAAATCCACCTGGAAAAAAACAAGCTGAAGAAGGTTCCTCCTGGATTACCTGAACTGAAATATCTGCAG GTGGTCTTCCTTCATTCCAACCATATTGCCAAGCTGGGAGTGAATGATTTCTGTCCCACGGGACGAAGGAAGAAGAAAGCCCTGTACAGCGGCATCAGCCTCTTCAACAACCCTGTCAAGTACTGGGAGGTCCAGCCTTCAACATTCCGCTGCATTTTAGCCAGGAACAGTGTTCAGCTTGGGAACTTCCTCAAGTGA